The Arabidopsis thaliana chromosome 5, partial sequence genomic interval GCCTCCTCACaacgttgttgttgttgttgcccTTCAATTTCATTCACCATCATCCctacaaaaaaatttgtttcaatagcataaaatatcaattatattttttttaaacataaaatacatgattttATAATAGATTAAGAGCAtgctaaatatataaaaagaaaccTAGAATaagaatgatgaagaaagcAGAAATGATGGATTTAGTCATTTTTGTGTGATAATTGGAGTTTCTGAATTACAATTATAATGACAATAGTTGTAGTGTACACTGAAATATCACAaacaagattatatatatatatatatatatatatatatataataaagatatatttttacaaatttgattgatgaattttggtaggtaaattatttaaaaatcttgTCATCTATAGTTAATAATCTCTATatctcttttttaaaaacaaatccaatttTTCCCTAACAATTGATATTCTAGTGTTTCctcaaattaaaaattcatgatttcaataaaatataatcattacTAAAATATATCTTACTTACTTAGCaaagtaataaaatataatcattactaaaatatatcttaaaaaTTCTGCAGTTACTGCTCTCTGAGAGTTTCGATTCTGTTTTCTTACCGTAATCTTTCTTCAATTGTTGTTAACTTGCtattactaatattttttgtttacgaCTTTGAGACTCTTCACATAAAGCCTTAGTGATTTTCTGATGAAGTAATCTTATGCATATATTCATGAGAAGACACTACCatattcataaatttaaacaaaagcTCATATGCTCAAGTTTTCATTTAAAGACCTGGTGGCTAATTATACCTTTCATTTAAGTGATGCAATGATCGATAAAATAATTGTAACAGAATTCCTTCACAAACGGGTAAACAATACAAAGGATTAGCCATCTTCAATAAAGCACAAAGAGGATTGAAAAAGTGGACAAGTAAAACCAATGATGAAAGGGTCTCTTGGGTCAAAAATGTACATAATTTAtaactgaaaaaaagaagaaaatttgatgGAAGAAACGTGTGGAACAttaggagaaagaaagagagggaTATAAATAACCcaaatttagaagatttaaaataCCCGAAAATATGTGAATCTGTTTTGATTCGGCTGTTACATATATTGAGATGATAGGCGATGTGTTGAAGCTCAAGAGTTGTTATGTGGGAGAAGCTAAGGTAAGTTTTAGGATGAAACCGATGATGAGTCCGATGAGTCCAACCATAGCTGCCAACTTCAAGGATAGCCCATTTCCGCTGTTCCTCTGGTTTCTCCGCCTCCTTACCGTTTCCTGCAATGTcgttcaaaaacattttaggCAGTATCCTTTGTTATTAAGCACTGTTATGTTCACATGATTTTGTCTGAATGGTAATATGATTGCAAGCATTAACCAATGCTAAACTATCAAGGAAAAGGTTCATGGAAGCGTACCAATTCATGTTGCAGCTGTTGTGTTTGCTTAACGGCTGCATCTCGCTCTTCCTTCAGCCGCTGTATAGTCTGTTCATACATATTGATGGTATAAACGTCCAGAAAGAGGATTAAAACAAGACACGAATTAATCTTTCTTAAATTATGATATGAATGTGGCCACTTGTGAGGTTCTGTGAGATACATTTGTTCACCTTATGAAGAAAGGTATAATAataacccaaacaaaaaattaaagctTTGAAAACCAGCGTATGTCTCACTGTCCCAACCAATCAACTCAGTCTGTCATTACAGTATCTATAGCTTGAAAACCAAAAGTGCGAATACTAGAAAGTCTAAAATTTGATTGAAACTTTGAATAATAATTCTTGCAGACAGGTATCACAAAAAAGGGACTATTCATAAGGTGTCTGTCTATGCAAGAGGTCCATGGTACGTCAACATACTAAGTAAATCATTACCACATGCAGATTAAATAATATAGGTGGGTACTCACAGAGATGGTTTCCGAGCTTTGTCCATCACCATTTGTTGCTCCGGATTCAGAGGATCTTTGGGTTGTAGACGGGGTAATATAAGAGACTTTGAGCTTACATTCTGTTAATGTCTTTCCACTGTCCTTGGTGAACTAGACACACAAGTATTGCATATATAATGtcaatttgttttccaaaaactgcagaaacaagaagaatcttaataaaaaaagttttaaacttgGATTTCTTACAGTGTCTTGAGGAAGTTCATCCACATCAGTGTGTGGAGGTACAATGGTACTTTGCAGGAGAAATTTGTCTTTGCACTGCATATCTGGAGGATACTCTCGTTGCGCTTGTAGAGTAACTATAATTAAGAAGATCTTAATCATCTCCATGTTCAAGTTTTAAACTGCTAATGAAAGAAGTTAGAGTATGAGGAATTACTATACCTCTAATGATGCAAGAGTCCCATGGCTGAATGACACCAGTGTTAGGTCTTACAAAATACTTCTTTGGAGATGTTGTTTTCACCTGATTGATGaagccaaaaacacaaaagaaagaagccaTTGTAACAAACGAAATAACTTGATCACAAGACAAAGCATATGAAGTTGGTGGTTTGATGCAGAAATTACCTTGAAAGCAACAtagttctctgttttattgGCAACTTTAAGATCACAGTAGCTTTGCTTCTCAAGTTCaactgaaacaaaatcaaaaattccAAATGTCATCCAAAGGAAGACCCTccaaaaagtttcaaacaGCAATTTTCTTAATAACCAAGAGAATCAGCCTTATCTAAAGTCAGAACCTCAAAAGCTCAAAGAAGTTAACAAAAACTTGATGCTGGTGTATGTAAACAAGAGGAAAACAAGCATTGATGATACACACAATTTCGAAATCTCTAGAGAACAAAAAGATGGTAAATTCGAGAGAAGCCTTTTCTCATTCACATTTCACAAATTAAGAATAGATATCCCTAGAATTAACCAAGTATAGATGAGACAAATGCATGCCATTGATTAACGAAGAGAGTGTAGAAGAATGCTTACAGAGAAATTTGAGTTCATCAGGTTGAATGGAGATAAGCTGATTCTCGCCAACGCCggtcatcttttttttttgtttgcttaaaGCTACGACGACAAAAGTTTCACAATCAAATCTCTATTGAAAAAAGTatacaacaacatcaaaaaatcGAAGCCCTAATCCAAACAATTCCGATTTTATCTAACTTTTTTCcagaaaaggtaaaaagagGGGAAAAACTGAGAAatgaagagaggaaaaaaagacGGATCAAAcctgaagaaaacaaaagtcacGGTCCCAACGATGAGGGAGGAAGAAGctgcttatttttttctctggCTCTCCCGATAATCGCTCTCCACCAATATCCCAAAACTCTCCTCCTATCTCTCTCCTCTCGTTCTATTCGTGGTAACAAAggcaaaagaagagagagaaagagaaacggGGAAGACGAAACCCAAAGGCGCTTCGTGGAGCGGCCACGTGAAGTCGAAGCAAAGTTTCCGTACGATTTTCCTCCGGCGTCGTCTCCGGGAACTgcggggaagaagaaagagcgaaagagagagaagagagggaaAAATGTGACACGTGTGAAAACAGTTGTGCATTGTAAGAGACGAAAAAACAAAGGTTAAAAGCGACAGGCTGGAAAAAAGAGGATGATGACGTGGCAGATATTGATTggtgtttgattttatatagtGGCTAAAAAGGCTATAATGAGCTTTCAGGGTGGTAGGCCATTTTTCGTCTCTCACGattgatgatattttaaatttatttctccGTGTCCATTAATGATTGATTGTTAGCAAGTAATTAATTATCGGACATAAAAGTCATCATACAGAGGaaagagacaagaaaaatacTCAATCAttcgtttcttttttcctgCTTTAGCTGGAAAATTCATTTACATGAATGAATTACATGATTTTACATgtaaaaaatctattttgaaAAGCAATTTCAATGattcaaaagttttattttaatgattaAATCAGTCATATTTCTGAAAAAGAATACTAAAGGGTCCAGATTCTACATACTCAAGATCAAAACAATCAACAttgatttacttttcttaaatTACTGTTACTGTAAATTacatgaaaagaaatgaaatccaaaagacgaaacaaacaaacaattattacaagagaaaagagagtaGCTAGCTACCTTTGGAGATTGAAGACAACACAAGACAAGACTGGTGTTGGGTTTGGTGATCATTTAAAAGTTGAGAGACGAGGAAGTTTGTCCCTCAGATAGTAAAGTCTTGCTCTTCTCACTTTCCTGTGACTTACCACTTTTATCTCCTTTATGTTGGGAGAGTATCTGTTAAATTCAAAACACACATCACATCAGATACATATTCTAAACCAAGATCAAAACATATTACTTGATTGTGTAGATTAGTAT includes:
- a CDS encoding Plant VAMP (vesicle-associated membrane protein) family protein (Plant VAMP (vesicle-associated membrane protein) family protein; FUNCTIONS IN: structural molecule activity; LOCATED IN: plasma membrane; EXPRESSED IN: 24 plant structures; EXPRESSED DURING: 15 growth stages; CONTAINS InterPro DOMAIN/s: PapD-like (InterPro:IPR008962), Major sperm protein (InterPro:IPR000535), Vesicle-associated membrane protein (InterPro:IPR016763); BEST Arabidopsis thaliana protein match is: vesicle associated protein (TAIR:AT3G60600.1); Has 1065 Blast hits to 1054 proteins in 202 species: Archae - 0; Bacteria - 0; Metazoa - 413; Fungi - 138; Plants - 424; Viruses - 0; Other Eukaryotes - 90 (source: NCBI BLink).); this translates as MTGVGENQLISIQPDELKFLFELEKQSYCDLKVANKTENYVAFKVKTTSPKKYFVRPNTGVIQPWDSCIIRVTLQAQREYPPDMQCKDKFLLQSTIVPPHTDVDELPQDTFTKDSGKTLTECKLKVSYITPSTTQRSSESGATNGDGQSSETISTIQRLKEERDAAVKQTQQLQHELETVRRRRNQRNSGNGLSLKLAAMVGLIGLIIGFILKLTLASPT